One window of Chryseobacterium sp. JJR-5R genomic DNA carries:
- the gldN gene encoding gliding motility protein GldN, whose protein sequence is MKKHISSFLVLVSGFMFSQTILNASSPEEFRKMRAENKMKVGDTVIDKKVKPLEYGFVDEKDILKSMFVWEVIDMNDKINQPFYYNNPDGLLSTQTKSLYKLLLDGALSGEIKEVYDDENFVQRLDAEQIKSRLVDVRVDDEAINILNSGRQLTEQEKKELTDVYETTTEKVKVLKMFGMWFIDKRDGQLKYRPLGIAAMGPDPKLIGRTTPDGQPLPGADELIDLFWVYYPNARDILANNYVYNRKNTSADLSFDDLINARRFSSVIFKSSAGLGDGVIKDYIPRDSEEQLEESDRIKAQILQMENDMWNY, encoded by the coding sequence ATGAAAAAACATATTAGCAGTTTTTTAGTGTTGGTTTCGGGATTCATGTTTTCCCAGACTATCCTGAACGCTTCCTCTCCGGAAGAATTCAGAAAGATGAGAGCTGAGAACAAAATGAAAGTGGGAGATACTGTTATCGACAAAAAAGTAAAGCCGCTGGAATACGGGTTTGTTGATGAGAAAGATATCCTGAAAAGCATGTTTGTTTGGGAAGTGATTGATATGAACGATAAGATTAATCAGCCTTTCTACTATAACAACCCCGACGGATTATTATCTACACAGACGAAATCCCTGTATAAGCTTTTGCTTGACGGAGCATTAAGTGGCGAGATCAAGGAAGTTTATGATGATGAAAATTTTGTTCAGAGACTTGATGCTGAGCAGATTAAATCGAGACTGGTTGATGTAAGAGTTGATGACGAAGCAATTAATATCTTAAACAGCGGACGGCAGTTAACGGAGCAGGAGAAAAAAGAGCTTACTGACGTATACGAAACTACAACTGAAAAGGTAAAGGTTTTAAAAATGTTCGGTATGTGGTTTATCGATAAAAGAGACGGACAGCTGAAGTACAGGCCTTTAGGAATTGCTGCAATGGGTCCTGATCCAAAACTGATCGGCAGAACAACTCCTGACGGACAGCCTTTGCCTGGTGCAGATGAATTAATTGATCTTTTCTGGGTATATTATCCTAATGCAAGGGACATTTTGGCAAACAATTATGTTTACAACAGAAAAAATACCTCTGCAGATTTATCTTTCGATGATTTGATTAACGCCAGAAGATTCTCTTCGGTTATCTTTAAATCTTCAGCAGGATTAGGCGATGGAGTTATCAAAGACTATATCCCGAGAGATTCTGAAGAACAGTTGGAAGAAAGCGACAGAATTAAGGCGCAGATCCTTCAAATGGAAAATGATATGTGGAATTACTAA
- a CDS encoding FAD-dependent oxidoreductase — MENVEYIIVGDGYAALFFAHRLIRDKKSFVLFSEGRKSASQVSAGIINPVVLKKFTTFWKAQEQIDFLKESIKEIEEYTGENYLIDAPVHRIFHDENEQQLWHKKSQKDELADFLDENFDHLDTVKNDFHTGKVNQSARLKVNAFFAGLFSFLDNRKQIVREKFGYSELDTQNSVYRNYQFKNIIFCEGIGVKENPFFSDIPLQPNKGHNIKVKLSIPVPENITFKKKHFLFPVQNGLYFYGGTYDRDQLHNDVDASAVEQLKKGLAEFYPHGFEIEEVNFGFRPTVKDRRPILGRHSEYQNLYVFNGLGARGILNGCYFSKSLYDFIEHDIPLHEEVSLERFL, encoded by the coding sequence ATGGAGAATGTAGAATATATTATTGTAGGAGACGGATACGCAGCACTTTTTTTTGCCCATCGGCTGATCAGGGATAAGAAATCATTTGTTTTATTTTCAGAAGGAAGGAAAAGTGCCTCACAGGTTTCTGCGGGAATTATTAATCCTGTAGTTCTTAAAAAGTTCACCACTTTCTGGAAAGCACAGGAGCAGATTGATTTCCTGAAAGAGTCCATAAAAGAAATTGAAGAATATACAGGAGAAAATTACCTGATTGATGCACCTGTCCACAGAATCTTCCATGATGAAAACGAACAGCAGCTCTGGCATAAAAAATCTCAAAAAGATGAGCTCGCAGATTTCTTGGACGAAAATTTCGATCATTTAGATACCGTAAAAAACGACTTTCATACCGGAAAGGTAAACCAGTCAGCACGATTAAAAGTTAACGCATTTTTCGCAGGGTTATTTAGCTTTCTGGATAACAGGAAGCAAATTGTTAGAGAAAAATTCGGGTATTCTGAACTGGATACTCAAAATTCAGTTTACAGGAATTATCAATTTAAGAATATTATCTTTTGTGAAGGAATCGGGGTAAAAGAAAATCCGTTTTTTTCAGACATTCCTCTGCAGCCTAATAAGGGGCACAATATCAAGGTAAAACTTTCCATACCGGTTCCTGAAAATATAACCTTCAAAAAGAAGCATTTCCTATTTCCGGTACAAAACGGGCTGTATTTTTATGGCGGTACCTATGACAGGGATCAGCTTCATAATGATGTTGATGCATCAGCAGTAGAACAGTTAAAAAAAGGGCTAGCCGAGTTCTATCCCCATGGTTTTGAAATCGAGGAAGTAAACTTCGGGTTCAGGCCAACGGTAAAAGACCGCAGGCCTATTCTCGGAAGGCATTCTGAATATCAGAACCTCTATGTTTTCAATGGTCTGGGTGCCAGAGGAATTCTGAACGGATGCTACTTTTCCAAAAGCCTGTATGATTTCATAGAACATGATATCCCTCTGCATGAAGAAGTTTCCCTGGAAAGATTTCTGTAA